A region from the Pyrinomonadaceae bacterium genome encodes:
- a CDS encoding redox-sensing transcriptional repressor Rex produces MNCAVPSPKRRGNTVAIIHEAPLPSQMEVSRAGDAALYFDGTRVMKKEKISELTTNRLSVYLRCLNELAAAGIKTVSSQDLAEQFNLNSAQIRKDLGYFGEFGVRGTGYFIEDLRLHLTKILGLDQPHRVGIIGAGRLGTALANYNGLSKSNFSVVALFDNDPSKIGEQVGSDGTAVHDVKHLAKFVRDEGIDVAVIAVPARAAQKVLNQIMAAGVKAILNFAPAPLTSRLGVKVKTVDLTTSLESLSYFLAQPGVARVTNSARTNDANSAHKRQTHEI; encoded by the coding sequence GGGAATACGGTCGCGATTATTCACGAAGCACCGCTGCCTTCGCAAATGGAAGTTTCGCGCGCAGGCGATGCGGCGTTATACTTTGACGGCACGCGCGTGATGAAGAAAGAAAAGATTTCAGAGCTCACCACGAACCGCCTGAGCGTTTACCTGCGTTGCCTGAACGAGCTGGCCGCTGCAGGAATCAAAACAGTCTCATCGCAGGACCTCGCCGAGCAGTTCAATCTGAATTCAGCACAGATTCGCAAAGACCTTGGCTACTTCGGCGAGTTTGGCGTCCGCGGCACCGGCTATTTCATCGAAGACCTCAGACTCCATCTGACGAAGATTCTCGGGTTGGATCAACCGCATCGCGTCGGCATCATCGGCGCCGGCCGGTTGGGAACGGCGCTGGCGAATTACAACGGACTTTCCAAGTCGAACTTTTCGGTAGTCGCGCTATTCGATAACGACCCGTCCAAAATCGGTGAACAAGTTGGTTCTGACGGCACGGCCGTTCACGACGTGAAGCACCTCGCCAAATTTGTTCGCGACGAGGGCATTGACGTTGCAGTGATCGCCGTACCGGCGCGTGCCGCTCAGAAAGTGCTGAATCAAATCATGGCGGCCGGGGTAAAAGCGATTCTGAATTTTGCTCCAGCGCCCCTGACGTCGCGCCTGGGCGTGAAGGTCAAGACGGTTGACCTGACCACGTCGCTTGAGTCGCTCTCGTATTTTCTCGCGCAACCGGGCGTCGCCCGCGTGACCAACAGCGCGCGCACAAATGACGCCAACAGCGCCCACAAGCGGCAGACCCACGAAATCTAG
- a CDS encoding class II aldolase/adducin family protein: protein MDEQTARRDLIKVCHLMYERSYVVSSDGNVSVQLDDGRILATPTMTCKGRMTEDLIAVTDLEGRALNNQKASSELAMHLLIYRERPDVKAVCHAHPPHGTAFAVAGLAIDQPILSEVILTLGCVPLAEYGTPSTDELSDAMRPLVKHHNALLMANHGAVAYGNDLWQAWDRLETLEHTAKISILSRVLGGSRNLSPDAIEKLINVREASGYLGESARCQACGYLHETNLTCPTGDRPAARSHSLSQSNGAGRVSLSREELVELLSQAARLNES from the coding sequence ATGGACGAGCAAACCGCCAGACGCGATCTCATCAAAGTCTGTCATCTGATGTACGAGCGCAGCTACGTCGTCTCGTCTGACGGCAACGTGAGTGTGCAGCTCGATGATGGACGGATTCTGGCGACGCCGACGATGACGTGCAAAGGCCGGATGACGGAGGATCTGATTGCAGTCACAGATCTCGAAGGCCGCGCGCTTAATAATCAGAAGGCCTCGAGCGAACTCGCGATGCACCTTTTGATTTATCGCGAGCGCCCGGACGTGAAAGCAGTCTGTCACGCGCATCCGCCACATGGTACTGCGTTCGCCGTAGCCGGACTGGCGATCGACCAACCGATTCTTTCCGAAGTGATCCTGACGCTGGGTTGTGTGCCGCTCGCGGAGTACGGCACGCCTTCGACCGATGAGCTGTCCGATGCGATGCGGCCCCTAGTGAAACATCACAACGCGCTTTTGATGGCGAATCATGGAGCAGTCGCGTACGGAAACGATCTTTGGCAGGCGTGGGATCGTCTGGAGACGTTGGAACATACGGCGAAGATTTCGATCCTTTCGCGCGTGCTCGGCGGCTCGCGAAACCTTTCACCGGACGCTATCGAGAAATTAATCAACGTGCGTGAGGCTTCAGGATATCTCGGCGAAAGCGCGCGGTGTCAGGCTTGCGGTTATTTGCACGAAACGAATCTGACGTGTCCCACAGGCGATCGGCCGGCGGCGCGGTCTCATAGCCTCTCGCAATCAAACGGAGCGGGTCGGGTTTCGCTTTCGCGCGAAGAGCTGGTTGAGCTTTTGAGTCAGGCCGCGCGTTTGAACGAATCTTGA
- the eutM gene encoding ethanolamine utilization microcompartment protein EutM, whose amino-acid sequence MQEALGMVETKGLVAMIEAADAMVKAANVTLVGYEKIGAGFVTAIVRGDVAAVKAATDAGAAAARRVGELVSVHVIPRPHGSVDEAMPITNQARA is encoded by the coding sequence ATGCAAGAAGCACTCGGAATGGTGGAAACCAAGGGCCTGGTCGCGATGATTGAAGCGGCCGACGCGATGGTCAAGGCGGCTAATGTCACTTTAGTCGGCTACGAAAAAATCGGCGCGGGTTTCGTTACGGCGATCGTGCGTGGTGACGTTGCGGCGGTAAAAGCGGCGACGGACGCCGGCGCCGCGGCGGCGCGGCGCGTGGGCGAACTCGTAAGCGTGCACGTGATCCCGCGGCCCCACGGCAGCGTCGACGAAGCGATGCCGATTACGAACCAAGCGCGCGCATGA